The Kribbella sp. HUAS MG21 genome includes the window CCGAGCGCGACGGCGGTGGTCATGTTGATCCACAGGATCTGGGTGGGCAGGATCGGCAGGGTCGCACCGAACACGACGGCGGAGAGGATGACCAGTCCTTCGCCGATGTTCGTCGGCAGCGTCCAGGCGATGAACTTGGTGAGGTTGTCGAAGACGCCGCGGCCTTCTTCGACCGCGGCTTCGATGGTGGCGAAGTCGTCGTCGGTGAGGACCATGTCGGCGGCGTCCTTGGCGACCTCGGTGCCGCTGTGGCCCATGGCGACGCCGATACCGGCCTGCCGCAGGGCGGGGGCGTCGTTGACGCCGTCGCCGGTCATGGCGACGACGTGGCCCCGATCCTGGAGCGCGGCCACGAGCCGCAGCTTCTGCTCCGGGGACACGCGGGCGAACACGGTGGCGTGATCGACCGCTTCGGGGAACTCGCCGGTCGGCAGGGCGTCCAGGTCGGTTCCGGTCAGTACCGCGCCCTCGTCGCCGGAGTGCTTCGCGTCGAGCAGCCCGACCTGGCCGGCGATGGCAGTTGCGGTGGTGGCATGGTCGCCGGTGATCATCTTGACCGCGATGCCGGCGGTGTGGCAGGCCGCGACTGCGCTGACGGCCTCGGAGCGGGGTGGGTCCTGCATTGCCTGGAGCCCGGTCAGCACCAGGCCCGTGGACAGCGTGGCCTCGCCGAACAGGTCGGCCTCGAGTCTGTGGTGCCCAGGAACAGGGCGCTGAGCGGTCGCGATGACTCGTAGTCCCTGAGCGGCGAGATCGTCCGCGGCGCGGAGCACGGCGGCGCGGTCCAGCGAACGGGTGGTGCCGTCGGCGTCGAGTTGTGAGCCGCACAGGCGGAGTACCTGTTCGACGGCGCCTTTGGCGAGCACCACCTGGCCGCCTGAAGCGGACGCGGTGAGGTCGTCGTGGAGGGTCGCCATGTAGCGTCGCTCGGAGCTGAACGGGATCGTCGCCTCGCGGCGCAGGAGTTCGGCTACTCGCTCCGGCCCGAGTCCGGCTTTCGCGGCGGAGACCAGGAGCGCTCCTTCGGTGGGGTCGCCGACGACGTGCCACTGGTCGTTCTCGTGATGCATGGCGGCGTCGTTACAGGCGGCTCCGGCCAGTAGCGACCATCGCAGCGCCTGGTCGGTTTCCGGAGCAGCCGGCGCGCCGCTCTCGTCGCTGACGATGCCGTCCGGCGTGTAACCGGAGCCGGTCGTGCCGTAGCTGCCCGTCGGGGTCCAGATCGTCCGCACGGTCATCTGGTTGGTCGTGAGTGTGCCGGTCTTGTCGGTGCAGATGACCGTGGTGCTGCCCAGGGTTTCCACGGCCGGGAGTCTGCGGATGACCGCGCGCCGGCGGGCCATCCGGGCGACGCCGATGGCCAAGGTGATGGTGACCGCGGCCGGCAGTCCCTCGGGGATCGCGCCGACCGCCAGCGCGATCGCGGCGGTGAACGTCTCGACCGCGTCCTGACCGCGCGCGAGGCCCACGGCGAAGGTGCCCGCGGCGAGCCCGAGGATGGCGACGGTGAGGATCGTGCTGAAACCGGCCAGCTTCTTGGTCAGCGGGGTGGCCAGGGTCTGGGCGGCGCCGACCAGGCGGTGGATCTCACCGAGTTCGGTTTCCGCGCCGGTCGCGATCACGATCCCGGCGCCGGTACCTGTCGTGACGAGCGTCCCGGAGTACGCCATGTTGCGCCGGTCCGCGACCGGAACGGAATCGGGCAGGACGACCTCGTCCTTGGCCGCCGGGAGCGACTCGCCGGTCAGCGCCGACTCATTGACGTGCAGTTCGGCCGACCGCGTCAGGCGGAGGTCGGCCGGTACCTTGTCGCCGGCTTCGAGCCGGACGAGGTCGCCGGGCACCAGCTCGTCGGACGGCACGATCCGTTCGCGGCCGTCGCGCACGACCGTCGCGGTGGTGCGCACCATCGACCGCAATCCTTCGAGCGCCGCTTCCGCCTTCGATTCCTGAACGAACCCGATGAGGGCGTTGACGAGAACGACACCGAAGATCACCCCGGAATCGACGTACTCGCCCAGAGCGGCCGTGATCACTCCGGAGACGAGCAAGACGTAGATCAGCGGATTGTTGAACTGGCCGAGGATGCGGATGAGCAACCCCGCGCCCTTCGGCGCCGGCAGTGTGTTCGGCCCGAACCTGATGCGTCGCTCGGCGGCGTCCTGTTCGGTGAGGCCACGGTGCGGGTCTGTCTCCAGGAGGAGCACCACCTCGTGAGCCGGCAGCCCATGGTGGGCCACCGCAGGCGATTGCACCGTCGTGGTCATGGCCTGGCTCCTTGCCTCGGTTGATGTCGGCCGCCATCGACCGATCGCAGGCCGGGCGGACCGTGTTGTCCACGTTCGTGGCGGAGCGCCCCTGCGAGTAGGGCCGGATGTCACAACCCGGCCGGGCAGTGGTGACCCGATGAGGAGTCGGTGGTCCCTGCGTCGGCAGCATCCCGCGCGCGAGACTCGTGGCGAACTGATCGGCCCCGGCGCGCGTGCGGCTGGGGCCCGGGGGGGGGGAGAGCTGATGACGATTTCGAAAGATGCGGGAGCGCCCGGCGGCGCCGCTCCTGGGAGACGCCCCGCGAGGCCGCGAAGGACGTGGCTCGTGGTTCTCGTGACGCTTGCGGCGATCGCGCTGATCACCGGAGGTGTGGCCGCCGTGCTCACAGCCGGTGGCCCAGGCCCGCAGCCGAACCCTCCTGGACCGTCGACCACCGTCCCGACGGATCGGAACACCCCCGGCGCGACGGTGCCCGACGGCGAGATCTGGGAATGGGCCCTCGGCCGCAACCTGTGGAGCGATCCCGGCCTCGCGGCGTACGCCAAGGACCTCGGCACCGACTGGAGCGACCCGGGCACGGATGCCAACGTTCACTCCCGGGGGTTCCAGCTCACCGCCGACAGTTCGGGCACGGTCACCGCGGTGACGCTGTACAACGACGAGTCCGCCCTCGGATACCCGGGCGAGGACACGAACTTCAGCGCCTACCAGGGCTCGCTGCCGATGGGGCTGACGTGGAGCACCACGGCGACCGACCTAGGAGCCGGCTACGGAGCGGAAAATCAGACCGGTGGCTACGGGACGGAGATCGTGTTCACCTACACCACACCCAGCGGTGGCCGGCTCGAGATCTCGTTCGCCGCCCGCCACGAGCGCGACCTGCCGGGGGCCGCGATCCACAGCATCACCGTCGCCCGGTGACGGTCCGCGGGTGAACCTGACCACCGGTGCGGGTACCGAGCTCTCC containing:
- a CDS encoding cation-transporting P-type ATPase, with the protein product MTTTVQSPAVAHHGLPAHEVVLLLETDPHRGLTEQDAAERRIRFGPNTLPAPKGAGLLIRILGQFNNPLIYVLLVSGVITAALGEYVDSGVIFGVVLVNALIGFVQESKAEAALEGLRSMVRTTATVVRDGRERIVPSDELVPGDLVRLEAGDKVPADLRLTRSAELHVNESALTGESLPAAKDEVVLPDSVPVADRRNMAYSGTLVTTGTGAGIVIATGAETELGEIHRLVGAAQTLATPLTKKLAGFSTILTVAILGLAAGTFAVGLARGQDAVETFTAAIALAVGAIPEGLPAAVTITLAIGVARMARRRAVIRRLPAVETLGSTTVICTDKTGTLTTNQMTVRTIWTPTGSYGTTGSGYTPDGIVSDESGAPAAPETDQALRWSLLAGAACNDAAMHHENDQWHVVGDPTEGALLVSAAKAGLGPERVAELLRREATIPFSSERRYMATLHDDLTASASGGQVVLAKGAVEQVLRLCGSQLDADGTTRSLDRAAVLRAADDLAAQGLRVIATAQRPVPGHHRLEADLFGEATLSTGLVLTGLQAMQDPPRSEAVSAVAACHTAGIAVKMITGDHATTATAIAGQVGLLDAKHSGDEGAVLTGTDLDALPTGEFPEAVDHATVFARVSPEQKLRLVAALQDRGHVVAMTGDGVNDAPALRQAGIGVAMGHSGTEVAKDAADMVLTDDDFATIEAAVEEGRGVFDNLTKFIAWTLPTNIGEGLVILSAVVFGATLPILPTQILWINMTTAVALGLMLAFEPKETGIMTRPPRAPDQALLTSALMLRILLVSALLVGGSWWLFDWELAHGATTAEARTAALNLFVAVMAFYLFSCRSLTRSAWRIGLFSNRWVILGVTVQAIGQLAITYLPAMNATFGTAPINADAWLRILAIAVAASLVVAADKRLRRPRR